ATTGCCATTCAGGATTTAGGAGAATCGCAACTCACTAAATTTACTATAAATGGTAATACCAATATCGATATTACTGATGAGGCAGTTGGTTTTTCCGATTTTGCAGGTTCAGGTTTCTTTAACGTACAGCCCAATAGCCCACCAGATAATGCCAACAATAAATTAAACCCATTAACCATAGCGTCGGGAGGTAGTTGGTTAGACCCTAGTGTGCGCGAAATAGTTACCATAACCAACTCTAGTTTTACTAACGGGCTTGATGCTAGTGAAGGTAGAGATTATTCGAAATTAGAAAATGCACGAAAACTATCGCCTAGCGAATATACCTATCATCCACAATTGGGATACCTATCCCTTAATCAGCGTTTAAATAACGACGAGGTGTTGGCAGTAGCTTACCAGTATACCATTGGTGGTGAGGTGTACCAAGTAGGTGAGTTTGGTACCGATGGTGTTGATGCTACTGTAGTAGATGATACTACAAACCCTGATGAGCAAGCAACAATATCTACGCAGAATCTTATCTTAAAAATGCTAAAAAGTAACTTGGTAAATGTTGAGGAGCCTGTTTGGGATATTATGATGAAGAATATTTATCAGATACCTGGGGCATACCAATTATCGCAAGAAGATTTTAGGTTCAATATCCTATATACCGACCCTTCTCCGTTAAATTACATAACGCCAGCACCCGCCACACCAACAGAACCAGCAATACCATTACCAGAGGATGTTGCCGATACACCGTTGATGCGCGTGTTTAATTTGGATAAATTAAATTATACAAACGACCCACAGGTTGGTGGTGATGGATTTTTTGACTTTGTGCCTGGTATTACTGTAGATACCCAAGGGGGACGCGTAATATTTACTACGGCAGAACCTTTTGGAGAATTCTTATTCGATAAATTATCTACAGACGATCCAACGGAAAATTATGATGATGATGAGGACGAAACTACCTTTAACGCCAACCAAAAACGCTACGTATACCGTAGTCTGTATAAAAGTACGCAAGCAGACGCTTTACAGGATAGCCAAAAAAATAAATTCCAATTAAAAGGACGCTTTAAATCTACAGGAGGTAGTGGTATCTCGTTAGGAGCATTCAATGTTCCGCAAGGCTCCGTTGTAGTAACCGCAGGTGGTCGTACCCTTATAGAAGGGGTGGATTATACCGTGAATTACCAATTGGGGCGTGTACAAATACTAGACCCATCGTTACAAGCCTCGAACACCCCAATAGAAGTTTCGGTAGAAAACAATGCAACGTTTGGGCAACAAACAAGACGTTTTGCAGGTTTTAACATAGAGCACAAATTCTCAGATAAATTCTTAGTAGGCGGTACGTTAATTAACATGTCCGAACGACCTTTTACCCAAAAAACAAACTATGGGCAAGAATCGGTAAACAATACTATTTTTGGTTTAAATACAACCTATTCTACAGAAGTACCATTGTTTACCCGATTGGTAAATAAACTCCCGAATTTAGATACCGATGTTCCGTCTAACCTATCGTTTAGAGGTGAAATAGCCTATTTAAAACCAGGAGCATCTAAAGCAGACCAGTTTAATGGCGAAGCAACTACGTATGTAGACGATTTTGAGGGCTCGCAAACCAATATCGATATGCGTTCGGCACAGGGCTGGACACTATCAAGTGCTCCAGTTACAGTTTTTGAGGATAATATAGTGCCAGCCAACACACTTGAGTACGGTTATAAAAGAGCAAAATTAGCATGGTATAGTATAGACCCTATTTTTTATACCAGCCAACGTCCAGGCGGTGTTAGCCCAGAAGATTTATCGTCTAACAGAACACGACGTATTTATTTTGATGAACTTTTCCCTGTTACCGATGTAGCCATAGGGCAAACTACCGTAGTAAACACATTAGACCTTAGCTACTACCCGCAAGAACGCGGACCCTATAACTACAACCCATTAGCACAAGCTACCGATACATTTACCGAAGCTGAAGCCGAAACCAACTGGGCAGGTATTATGCGTGCCATAAACTCTACCAATTTTGAACAAACCAATGTAGAGTACATACAGTTTTGGTTGTTAGACCCATACGATGGTAACCCAGGAAGTACCGACCCTAATAATACGGGTGTGCTCGAAATTAACTTAGGAGAAATATCAGAAGATATACTACGCGATAACCGTAAGCAATACGAAAACGGTTTACCGGGTGTAGGCGGCACACAGCCCGTGTTTAGTACTGTATGGGGAGATGTACCCGTATCGCAATCGTTAATTTATGCTTTTGATACCGATACTGGTAACCGTGCAGTACAAGATGTTGGTTTTGACGGGCTTAATGATGCTGATGAGGCGGCTAAATTCCCAGGATTTAATCCAGAAGACCCCTCAGCAGATAATTATCAGTTTTATTTGGCTACCGATGGTAATGTACTGGACAGGTACAAAAATTATAACGGTGTAGATGGTAACTCGCCAGTAGATATTGGTGATAACGATAGAGGTTCAACAACATTACCCGATACAGAGGATGTAAACAGGGATAATACCATGAACACTATTGATGCATATTACAGATACCAAATTCCTATTGGTCCTAATGCCGTACTTGGTCAGGGCTTTGTAGTAGATGAACGTCCGTTTACCAATGTTGAGCTAGCAAACGGTCAGAGTGCTAGCGGTAGATGGTTACAATATAAAATTCCTATCGAAAATCCAGAGCGCGAAGCAGTAGGGGGTATTAGTAATATTCGTTCCATCCGCTTTATGCGAATGTTTCTTACAGGATTCCGAAATGATATAACACTACGTTTTGGCGCGTTAGATTTGGTACGTGGCGAGTGGCGACGTTACACAAATACCTTAGACCCACTAGAGGATAACGAGCAAGATGCCTTAGACAATACAGGTTTTGATGTTGTATCGCTTAACATACAAGAAAACGGCGACCGTTCGCCAATCCCTTACGTATCGCCACCAGGCGTACAACGAGAGCAGTTGTTTAATAACAATGCTATTATTAACCAAAATGAGCAATCGTTATCATTACGAGTATACTCTGCCGATGGTGCTGCCGATGGCGGTTTGGAGCCAGACGATTCGCGTGCGGTATTTAAAAACGTAAACGTAGACATGCGCCAGTTTAAAAAACTACGTATGTTTTTGCACGCCGAGGCATTACCAGATGATACAAGCCCACTTTTGGACGACGAAATGAAAGCCTTTTTACGATTTGGTAACGACTTTATTGATAACTTCTATCAAGTAGAAGTACGCCTTAAAGTAACAGGGCAAAACGAAAGAACAGCCGAGCAAATATGGCCTACGGATAACGAAATATTACTGCCGCTGGATGCACTTACAAGCCTTAAAATAGATGTGTTAAATAACATAGCATCCGAGCCGGACGAGTTGGGTATAGTATATGCCAACCTTAATGATATTAGTCCGGGGGCTGACCCTGACAACAGAATACGTATTGGTATAAAAGGTAACCCAAACATTGGTTTTGTACGTACCCTAATGCTAGGAGTTAAAAACGGCTACCAACCTACCGAGATAGGGGCAAGACCATTACGAGGAGAAGTATGGTTTAACGAACTCCGTCTTTCGGATATGGATAACGAAGGCGGTATGGCAGCCATAGGTAACTTGGATGCTAACTTTGCCGATTTTGCTACAATATCTGCAACAGCAGGCGTAAGTACTATAGGTTTTGGTAGCGTAGACCAGGCACCTAATGAAAGAAGTAGAGAAGATTCCAGACAGTATGATGTAGTTACCAATATTAACCTTGGTAAACTACTACCAAACAAATGGGGTATCACTATTCCGTTTAATTATAGTGTAGGTGAAGAAATAATTACGCCAGAATACGACCCTTTCTATCAGGATATTCGATTGGACCAGCTTATAAGTGAAACGGAAGATGAAGATGAAAAAGAAAACCTCCGCAATAGAGCTATAGATTATACCAAACGTAGGAGTATTAACTTTATAGGGGTTAAAAAAGAGCGCGCTCCCGACCAAAAGAAGCGTGTTTACGACCCAGAAAACGTTACGTTATCGTACTCGTACAATCAGGTAGATCACCACGATTATGAGATTGAAAACTTATTGGAGCAAGACGTTCGTGTAGGTGCTGATTATACGTACTCGTTTAAAAACAAACCTGTAGAGCCACTAAAAGATGTTGGCTTTATGAAGAAGAGTGATTACTGGAAAATGCTTCGTGATTTTAACTTTAATTACCTACCATCTAACATATCCTTTAGTTCTAACATTGTAAGGGAATATAGCAAACAGCAGTACAGAAATGTAGATGTAGAGGGGATACCCATTAATCCGCTTTACCGCAGAAATTATTTCTTTAATTATCAGTACGGTTTCAATTACAATATTACCAAAGCACTTAAGTTAAACTACAATGTAGCTACCAGCAACCTTGTTAGAAATTACCTTGACGAAGATGGTGTGCCGATAGATGAGTATAATGTATGGCAGGATTTCTGGAACACAGGGGAGGCAAACACACATACACAGCAATATGTTTTAAATTACGATTTACCGATTGATAAGCTGCCACCACTTAAATTTATAAAATCTACGTATACCTACCAAGGTACATACAACTGGCAACGTTCTTCTGATGCATTAGCACAGGTTACCGACGAAAATAATGTTACCTACTTTTTAGGAAATACCATACAAAACTCCAACTCGCACAAGCTAAATACTAGGCTTAGTATGGATGTGTTTTATAAATATATAGGACTTGTGGCTAAAAAGAAAAAGGCACAAAATAAATCATCAAAAGGACCACCAAAACCAGGACAAAAAATAGCAACCAAACAAACTTCATCAGCAGATGGTAATGTTTTACTAAACGGCTTAATAGGAGTAGTTACGAGTGTAAAAGATATCCAGATTAACTATACCGAAACGAACGGAACAGTACTACCAGGATTTTTACCAGGTGTTGGTTTCTTGGGTACAACAAAACCGTCGTTAGGCTTTATTTTGGGTAGCCAAGATGCCGATGTACGATACGAAGCTGCCAGAAACGGCTACTTAACAGATTTCCCAGAGTACAACCAAAACTTTACGCAAGTAAGAACAGAGTTACTCAACATAACAGCATCAGTAGATTTATTTCCTGATTTTAAAATAGATCTTACTGCCGATAAATCAACGTCAGATAATTATTCTGAGCAGTATGATGTTACCAATGGTGTATACAACCCGAGGTCGCCATACAACTATGGTAACTTCCAAATATCAACCATACTTATTAAAACGGCATTTAGCAGAAGCGATGTAAACGGTTCGGACGCTTTTGACCAAATGCGTGATAACAGATTAATAATAGCCGATAGGCTTGCGCAAGGTTTTTACGGCACTACAGATTTTCCGCGTTATGGCGACCCTGGTCAGCCTACGGGCGAGTTTGCCAATGCCAACGCAGGGTATCCTGTTGGATTTGGTAGAAACAGCCAAAGAGTATTATTACCTGCTTTCTTGGCAGCCTACTCAGGGCAAGATGCAGGCAAAGTATCAACAAGCCCATTCCGCGATACACCACTACCCAACTGGTTAATAAAATATACGGGGCTTATGCGCTATAAGTTCTTTAAAGATAAGTTCAGACGTTTCTCTATACAACACGGTTACAGGGCTTCGTATAACATTAATGCCTACCAATCTAACTTTGAATACGATGCTAATCCAACAGGGCAGGATAACGATGGGGTAGGTAATTTCTATTCAGAATATTTTATTTCGAACATTAACCTTACCGAGCAGTTTAACCCGCTTATACGAATAGATTTTGAGATGAAAAACTCAATTAAGGTATTGGCAGAGGTACGAAAAGACAGAACATTAAACATGAGTTTTGATAATAACCTGCTTACCGAAGTAAAAGGAAACGAATATATAGTAGGTTTAGGCTATCGTATAAAAGATGTTACTATAAACTCCAGTCTTGCAGATAATCCTACCAATACCATTAAAAGTGATATTAACCTAAGGGCTGATTTCTCTTTACGTAAAAACGAAACGATAGTACGTTATTTAGATTATGATAACAACCAGCTTGGAGGCGGTCAGAATATATGGTCGGTTAAGTTTACAGCAGATTATTCTTTCAGCAAAAACCTAACAGCAATATTTTATTACGACCATTCGTTCTCCAAGCCAGTAATCTCTACCTCATTCCCATTAACCAATATACGAACTGGTTTTACGCTGAGGTATAATTTCGGAAATTAATTTGGTGCATATTATTTTATAATTATGCTATAAAACATACATTTGCTAAAAACAAAACAACATGAATATACCTGCAGAATTAAAGTACACAAAAGACCACGAGTGGGTTAAAATTGATGGCGATGTTGCAACAGTTGGTATTACCGACTTTGCGCAGAGCGAACTCGGTGATATTGTATACGTAGAAGTAGATACGCTTGACCAAACACTTGATAAAGATGAAGTATTTGGAACAGTAGAAGCAGTAAAAACAGTATCGGATCTTTTCTTGCCATTGAGCGGAGAAATCATTGAATTTAATGAAGAGCTAGAGTCTGCGCCAGAGGATGTAAATACAGACCCTTATGGTAAAGGCTGGATGGTAAAAATTAAATTATCAAGCAACGATGAAGTAGCCAATTTATTAAGCGACGAACAATATAAGGAGCTTATAGGTGCGTAATATTTATTTCTGGGCTGCTATAGCATGGACGGTATTTGTAACCGTACTTTGCTTAGTTAGTATGGAAAGTTTAGGGGCAGTAAATAGTTTTAACTTCCCTAACAAAGATAAATTCGGACATTTAACCTTCTATTTCGTATTCACTATATTATGGTACGTTTATTTTAGATGCCGAAAAATAAAAATTAAGCGAGCACAAATACTAGCCTTACTATTTGCTTTTGCATACGGTACGATTGTAGAAATACTACAGGGCTTGTTTACAGAAGCCAGACAAGCCGATGTTATGGACGTTGTTTTTAATACACTCGGTAGCATACTAGCAATAGGCTTTTTGTTGTTCATCAGGAAAAATAAATAATGGTATATCCCTCCGTTACCACGGGGGGATGTTTATTTTAGTACAGTTATGAAATTACACCAATACCTCGATTCGACCTATTTAAAAACAGCCGAGCAAGCTGCAATTAGCGAAACTGAAAATCTTGAAGTTGTTAAAAAAGTAGTGCGCGAAGCAATACACGAAGGTTTTAAACTGGTTATGGTTAGACCCGAAATGGTAACCACAGCAAAAAGTATGGTAACAGCAGCTAGTAGTAATGTTTTAGTGGGTACAGTTATTAACTTTCCTGAAGGTAAAGGTACCATCCAAGAAAAATTGGAGGAAGCAACCACTGCTATTAATAATAGTGCAGATGAGCTCGATTTTGTTGTAAACTATACCGCATTTAAACTCGGAGAAACTACAACCGTTAAAAACGAAGTTTTGGCATGTACCCAGTTAGGGCTACAACACGAGAAAGTAGTAAAATGGATTATTGAGGTAGCAGCACTAACCAACCAAGAAATAGTGCGGCTAACCGCACTCATAAAAAACGTAGTACTATCTAACTTTAAAGAAGAACAGTATCAGCACGTATTTGTAAAATCGTCTACAGGATTTTATATCACTACCGATGGTAAACCCAACGGAGCTACCATACCCACCATTACACTAATGCTCGAAAATGCATTTCCGTTACCCGTTAAAGCAGCAGGTGGCGTACGTACCTATAAAGAAGCGATGACAATAATTACACTTGGCGTAAAAAGAA
The Flavobacterium litorale genome window above contains:
- the gcvH gene encoding glycine cleavage system protein GcvH, giving the protein MNIPAELKYTKDHEWVKIDGDVATVGITDFAQSELGDIVYVEVDTLDQTLDKDEVFGTVEAVKTVSDLFLPLSGEIIEFNEELESAPEDVNTDPYGKGWMVKIKLSSNDEVANLLSDEQYKELIGA
- the deoC gene encoding deoxyribose-phosphate aldolase codes for the protein MKLHQYLDSTYLKTAEQAAISETENLEVVKKVVREAIHEGFKLVMVRPEMVTTAKSMVTAASSNVLVGTVINFPEGKGTIQEKLEEATTAINNSADELDFVVNYTAFKLGETTTVKNEVLACTQLGLQHEKVVKWIIEVAALTNQEIVRLTALIKNVVLSNFKEEQYQHVFVKSSTGFYITTDGKPNGATIPTITLMLENAFPLPVKAAGGVRTYKEAMTIITLGVKRIGTSSALAIANDGTASSDY
- the sov gene encoding T9SS outer membrane translocon Sov/SprA: MKTAYSKNFYNSLQYTLTTLLILFSLVAQAQITDEEEEAARDTIKGYDKGKVELANPRSIVDAYTYDPVTNRYIYTSSFDGFNITYPIILTPEQYDELVLRESMREYYQEKSKAIDGKGTEEEQKNLLPRYYVNSSFFETIFGGNTIDVKPQGSVEMDLGIRYTKQDNPSLSPRNRSTFTFDFDQRISMSLQGKVGTKLNVTANYDTESTFAFQNLIKLEYTPTEDDIIQKIEVGNVNFPLSNSLVRGAQSLFGVKMQLQFGKTTFTGIFSEQNSQTKTVTAEGGGTVQDFELFALDYDADRHFFLSQYFRNLYDFSMRTYPFISSRVQITRMEVWVTNRQNRINATQNNARNIIAIQDLGESQLTKFTINGNTNIDITDEAVGFSDFAGSGFFNVQPNSPPDNANNKLNPLTIASGGSWLDPSVREIVTITNSSFTNGLDASEGRDYSKLENARKLSPSEYTYHPQLGYLSLNQRLNNDEVLAVAYQYTIGGEVYQVGEFGTDGVDATVVDDTTNPDEQATISTQNLILKMLKSNLVNVEEPVWDIMMKNIYQIPGAYQLSQEDFRFNILYTDPSPLNYITPAPATPTEPAIPLPEDVADTPLMRVFNLDKLNYTNDPQVGGDGFFDFVPGITVDTQGGRVIFTTAEPFGEFLFDKLSTDDPTENYDDDEDETTFNANQKRYVYRSLYKSTQADALQDSQKNKFQLKGRFKSTGGSGISLGAFNVPQGSVVVTAGGRTLIEGVDYTVNYQLGRVQILDPSLQASNTPIEVSVENNATFGQQTRRFAGFNIEHKFSDKFLVGGTLINMSERPFTQKTNYGQESVNNTIFGLNTTYSTEVPLFTRLVNKLPNLDTDVPSNLSFRGEIAYLKPGASKADQFNGEATTYVDDFEGSQTNIDMRSAQGWTLSSAPVTVFEDNIVPANTLEYGYKRAKLAWYSIDPIFYTSQRPGGVSPEDLSSNRTRRIYFDELFPVTDVAIGQTTVVNTLDLSYYPQERGPYNYNPLAQATDTFTEAEAETNWAGIMRAINSTNFEQTNVEYIQFWLLDPYDGNPGSTDPNNTGVLEINLGEISEDILRDNRKQYENGLPGVGGTQPVFSTVWGDVPVSQSLIYAFDTDTGNRAVQDVGFDGLNDADEAAKFPGFNPEDPSADNYQFYLATDGNVLDRYKNYNGVDGNSPVDIGDNDRGSTTLPDTEDVNRDNTMNTIDAYYRYQIPIGPNAVLGQGFVVDERPFTNVELANGQSASGRWLQYKIPIENPEREAVGGISNIRSIRFMRMFLTGFRNDITLRFGALDLVRGEWRRYTNTLDPLEDNEQDALDNTGFDVVSLNIQENGDRSPIPYVSPPGVQREQLFNNNAIINQNEQSLSLRVYSADGAADGGLEPDDSRAVFKNVNVDMRQFKKLRMFLHAEALPDDTSPLLDDEMKAFLRFGNDFIDNFYQVEVRLKVTGQNERTAEQIWPTDNEILLPLDALTSLKIDVLNNIASEPDELGIVYANLNDISPGADPDNRIRIGIKGNPNIGFVRTLMLGVKNGYQPTEIGARPLRGEVWFNELRLSDMDNEGGMAAIGNLDANFADFATISATAGVSTIGFGSVDQAPNERSREDSRQYDVVTNINLGKLLPNKWGITIPFNYSVGEEIITPEYDPFYQDIRLDQLISETEDEDEKENLRNRAIDYTKRRSINFIGVKKERAPDQKKRVYDPENVTLSYSYNQVDHHDYEIENLLEQDVRVGADYTYSFKNKPVEPLKDVGFMKKSDYWKMLRDFNFNYLPSNISFSSNIVREYSKQQYRNVDVEGIPINPLYRRNYFFNYQYGFNYNITKALKLNYNVATSNLVRNYLDEDGVPIDEYNVWQDFWNTGEANTHTQQYVLNYDLPIDKLPPLKFIKSTYTYQGTYNWQRSSDALAQVTDENNVTYFLGNTIQNSNSHKLNTRLSMDVFYKYIGLVAKKKKAQNKSSKGPPKPGQKIATKQTSSADGNVLLNGLIGVVTSVKDIQINYTETNGTVLPGFLPGVGFLGTTKPSLGFILGSQDADVRYEAARNGYLTDFPEYNQNFTQVRTELLNITASVDLFPDFKIDLTADKSTSDNYSEQYDVTNGVYNPRSPYNYGNFQISTILIKTAFSRSDVNGSDAFDQMRDNRLIIADRLAQGFYGTTDFPRYGDPGQPTGEFANANAGYPVGFGRNSQRVLLPAFLAAYSGQDAGKVSTSPFRDTPLPNWLIKYTGLMRYKFFKDKFRRFSIQHGYRASYNINAYQSNFEYDANPTGQDNDGVGNFYSEYFISNINLTEQFNPLIRIDFEMKNSIKVLAEVRKDRTLNMSFDNNLLTEVKGNEYIVGLGYRIKDVTINSSLADNPTNTIKSDINLRADFSLRKNETIVRYLDYDNNQLGGGQNIWSVKFTADYSFSKNLTAIFYYDHSFSKPVISTSFPLTNIRTGFTLRYNFGN
- a CDS encoding VanZ family protein yields the protein MRNIYFWAAIAWTVFVTVLCLVSMESLGAVNSFNFPNKDKFGHLTFYFVFTILWYVYFRCRKIKIKRAQILALLFAFAYGTIVEILQGLFTEARQADVMDVVFNTLGSILAIGFLLFIRKNK